A genome region from Triticum aestivum cultivar Chinese Spring chromosome 2B, IWGSC CS RefSeq v2.1, whole genome shotgun sequence includes the following:
- the LOC123043127 gene encoding uncharacterized protein, whose translation MAPPMVLLDREIEFRPDPDLRGFWGDRGPQTRDAMTMSDQVMEYLRTFKARAVVHDPPKPSFLDILVPPLSDPLPPPYMGLDSGRISSTDKNLVALYAGGYRPGSSLPGGYLIYDACNDSLSVIPRLPDDDSQKALGHQSAVVMCDSQGQGDGYLLAELVVPGLSRAEVWLWKSSASEWALLSGSHPLPSRSSSFSVDSCFSYRGSTLCWVDLFQGILLCHLNQDYCNSKFSFIHLPPDCPTYDVDNPDYPDSARSEESRSVACVCDHIKLIALDECGLELIVWTQSPQLSGWTRTSKYNVEQIWANVNYMSAGLTKLALSLPVLSIHQDDVVFLVVNDDLVVDRRLVREIQYLLRVDMKNNHVQVYPQPTWSIYSQLLASEFSVYRRQDHPREIEASEFGKKWKEDEDLRCW comes from the exons ATGGCCCCTCCGATGGTTCTCCTCGACCGCGAGATTGAGttccgccccgaccccgacctgcGGGGATTCTGGGGCGATAGAGGGCCACAAACCCGCGATGCCATGACCATGAGCGATCAAGTCATGGAGTACCTGCGGACCTTCAAGGCCCGCGCGGTCGTCCACGATCCGCCGAAACCCTCCTTCCTCGACATACTGGTGCCGCCGCTATCCGACCCGCTCCCGCCGCCATACATGGGCCTGGACTCGGGCCGCATCTCCAGCACGGACAAGAACCTGGTCGCCCTCTACGCCGGCGGGTACCGCCCAGGCTCTAGTTTGCCCGGAGGCTATCTCATCTACGACGCCTGCAACGACTCCCTCTCCGTCATCCCCCGGCTCCCCGACGACGACTCCCAGAAAGCCTTGGGGCACCAGTCGGCAGTCGTCATGTGCGACTCCCAAGGCCAAGGGGACGGCTACCTTCTCGCCGAGCTCGTGGTTCCAGGACTGTCCCGAGCCGAGGTCTGGCTGTGGAAGTCATCCGCCTCAGAATGGGCCTTGCTGTCCGGGAGCCATCCCCTTCCATCCAGATCCAGCAGCTTCTCCGTTGACTCGTGCTTCTCTTATCGGGGCTCTACCCTTTGCTGGGTGGATCTCTTCCAGGGCATCTTGCTCTGTCATCTCAACCAAGACTACTGCAACAGCAAGTTCAGCTTTATTCACTTGCCACCAGATTGTCCAACCTATGATGTGGACAACCCCGACTATCCAGACAGCGCCCGCTCAGAGGAGTCCCGTTCTGTCGCCTGTGTTTGTGACCACATCAAGCTCATCGCCTTGGATGAATGTGGATTGGAACTCATCGTCTGGACTCAGTCGCCTCAACTCTCAGGCTGGACCAGAACCTCCAAGTACAATGTTGAACAAATCTGGGCAAACGTCAACTACATGTCTGCTGGTTTGACCAAGCTTGCTCTGTCGCTCCCTGTCCTGAGCATCCATCAAGACGATGTTGTCTTCTTAGTCGTAAATGATGACTTGGTGGTGGACCGTCGACTAGTGCGTGAAATCCAGTATTTGCTTCGTGTCGACATGAAGAATAACCATGTCCAGGTCTATCCACAGCCTACATGGTCTATTTATTCCCAGCTCTTGGCCAGTGAGTTCAGTGTGTACCGACGACAGGATCACCCG AGAGAGATAGAAGCAAGCGAGTTTGGTAAAAAGTGGAAAGAGGATGAAGATTTGAGATGTTGGTAA